Genomic window ([Eubacterium] hominis):
GTATGATTGGCTTACAAAAAAACAAGTCTATATATCAATGGAGCATCGCAGCGAATTGTTGTTATGTAATAGGGATTTTTTATACTTTATGGCATCGTAATGCGTTTGAGCCAATCACTTATTGTTGGCCAAATGAATATACATCTTTTGCGGTAATTATCTTATTTACAATTTTCATGATTCGTAAAACTATTCAAATATTAAAAGAAAACGATCAGCTGACAAAACGATTAGAAGAAACGGTGGAGCAAAGAACCATGCAGCTGCAACATTTGCTGAATCAAAGAAAAGCCTTCCTTCGTGAATTTGCGCACGATGTTAAGGCACCAATATCCAGTATTCAATTATTTGTAGATTATCTTCAGGATGAAGATATCCCAATTGATTCTGAAGTAGAAAACTATTTAAATATCATACGTCAAAAATCAGAAGAAGCAGGTAGCTATGTCGCTCAACTGCAACATTTTTCTAAAGAAGATCTACCACTCTCTAAACGAAATATTATCTGTATACAATCTTTTTTAAACCAGTTTTATGAAAATAATAAGCCCGATTGTGATGCTTGTGCAATTTACTTAAAGCTTGAATTAGAGGATATACCTGCTTATATTTTAGGCGATGAAACACAACTTATTCGTGTATTTGAAAATCTGTTGTTTAATGCCCTAGATTTCACAAAGGAAAATGGTCATATTCTAATCAGACAAACTAGAAATGCATCTGGCATACAAATTATATTTCAAGATGATGGCATAGGTATATCTAAGGAAAAGCTCGATAATATTTTTGATAAAGGAATTAGTTATCGCCATCAAAATCAAAAGGAGCATGGCTTAGGTCTGTATATTGCCAAATCCATCATATTAGAACATGGCGGTGATATCTATGTCATCAGTGAAGAAGGAAAAGGCTGTTCCTTTATCATCCAATTACCAGAAAGCCAGAAACAAGATTAGTTCCTGGCTTTTTTCTTATGCTTTATTTTGTTTCATCATGATAAATCCTAAGCCTAGACACACAAAGCTGAACAGCTGAAGCGTAATGAAATCCTGCTTGCCTGCATCTTTTATAACAGGATACTCTTCCTTTTTTATTTCCATTTGTGTTTTTGGTTTCTGTGTAGTTTCTATTGGTTTATCTGGTTTCTTTATATCATCATTGGCATCACTTTTTTCATCATCCTTTGGTGATTCATAATTGCCTTCTTCACGTCCTCCCCCTTGTCCATGATTACCACCATGATCTCCATCATCTTTATCCTCGTTGATTTCTGTATTTTCATCTGATTGTGAATGATCCTTTAAATCGCCTATTTCCACTGAAGTTTCTTTCCCATGATAATATCCACCAACTATCACTACTTTTAAATAATTGGCTTGTGCAGGCACATCATTTACAACAAGCGAAATATAGGGAGAATGATTTCCTGTATCCAATGCATCAATTTCATCGCATAAATACTGCCAGTTTGTATAATCGCTACTTGTATAAATTTGGATTTTTTCTGCGCCATAAGGCCGTGGTATTTTAATAGCGAATTTTTCATCTGTGATAAGTGAGGGTGTGCCTGTAATTTCAGGTACTTCTCCTGGTTCACAAAATATCATAAAATCATCTTCTTGCATATCCAGTGTATAAAATGATAAATCATCAACGCTTGGATATAAACAAAATGGGTTTCCACTTGCGACACCTTGAAGATATGCTTTCTTATCATAAGATAAATATGTGCTTGTCCAGCTATGATCATTCCCACGTGAAATCTCTAAGTCTACACTTTTTGGTAGTGGCAAATCTTCAAAAGCGACATCAGAAGCAACTTTCATTGGTTCAATTTCTGTATTCGATGTTATCTGCCATTTTTCATAATCACATTTCCCATTCACATCTTCTATTTTCATTTCTGAATGATTGATATTGCCACCATCATTTACAGAGTGATCTATAATGTTTTTAAAAGCTGCTGCCTGTTCTCCATTTGCTTTTAACACGCTGTAAGAAATGCTCAATTCAAAATCAGAAGAGAAATTATTTCTTGATATTGCTGATGCATGATCACCTGATGCTGACACAACCATATTTGTAAGATTCACTTCTTCCACATTATCTGAAATCAAAATGGTCGCTACATCATCTCCTGTTGATGATATTTTCGTTAGCATCATTTCATCACCAGAAATACCGGTTTCATTCTTTACAATTTCTATGGCTGGTCCATGAACAGCATAAATCTGAACACCAGTCCATTGATAATTATTCCAATCATTACATTCTATACGAACAAGTGGTTTTTTACTGGCATCTCCTTCTATAATAAGGGACGGCATATCATAAATTTCATCACTCCACCATCCATCTTCTTCTGAACGATTGGTGATTTCTATATTTTCCATTATAATCTGGTGTTGGTTGGTTTCAATCGTATAAGTTTGATGATTAGTATAAAGTGTATCGTTATCATCTATATAGTTTTCCCCCATCAACATATCATCCTCCATAATAAAAGTACCCCCATTAGGATTATCTTTTATAAAGTTTTGTAATCTTAAGAATTCACTTTCTTTTTCCGCATGAATATCAGATACAGATAAGCTAAATACCATACATATCACCATCATACTGCTTATTATTTTCTTTATCATGAGCTTGCCCTCTCTTAGCCTAACTTTATTTTATAAGGGATTGGAAATAATGTAAACATCATGAATGTTCAAGATTATGTGATAATGCTATAAAAGCATGAAATGATTCACAAAAATCTAATAATGTTTTAATATTTTTATAAAGTGATGTCAAAAAAAGGCGTTTCGTGTCATACTTATAGTAATTCATCCATTGCCAAATTATAATGACGGTGAACAAAGAAAGGATGGTCACATATGAAAAAAGAAATTATGAAAAATGCGCAGTCTGTCATTATCGGTAATGATGGAAACGAACCAAAACACTTTGTATTTGTTATTACACTTGTTGCTGTTGTAGGTTCTCTTGTATTATATCTGTTCGCAAATATTGTAATTCGACAGTATTTTACATTTCATCTGTTTCAAAATATCTTGATTTATTTATTATTTTTGATTATCACCTTTGGTTTGATTTACCTTTTCACATCTTTGAAGTACCACTATATTACGATTGATTCAGAAAATGTTCAGGTAATGGATACCACAATCTGGCAAAAACATTTACACCCTCAAACACCTTCTGCAATCGTTTCTTTAAAAGATATTGCATACGTAAAAGTATATGCTGTAAAAGAGAAAAAAGTTGGAGAATTATTTGGTGAACCAGGCCATAAAGTCTTATTAAAATTTGCGGTAAATGATGGCACATCTTTCACAATCTGTAACTGGATTGATCCTCGCAAAGAAAATGCTGTCGATGGTATTGATTATTTGCAAAGCCATGGTATTCTAATTGAAGATAAACAAGGACTGTTAGATGTATTACGTAATCATGAATCTGTGAATGACTACCTGAATAGAGGAAATTCCTTATGATACAGTTCTATGTAAAAGCAAATGATCAATTTCTGGATGCCGTATGTAATGAAGTCAAACAGTTCTGTGACTCTATGCAAATGAAATATGCAATATCTACATTTCAAGATGATATAACTTTGCAAGAACAATGTAGCCTGTTGTTTTACGAATTAAAAGATAAAAAGGATATTTCCCTTTTAGAAAATGTAAAATACCAAAATGAACATACTGAAATCATATTGATGTATCCTGATCATACGTATGTTTATGATGGATATGCACTACATGCACTTGGCTATATCGATTATTCCAATCTATCTGAAGATTTTCAAAAGTTATATCCTGTTTTGAAAAAAGTCATCACGATGGCGCAAAGTATGTATCATTATCATTCTGGATTTTTAAACTTTGATATTCATCCTATGCATGTCTTATATATGGAATCTTACCGCCATGATATTTATCTTCATACAAAGAAAATGCAGTTAAAAATTCGTGGAAGCTTGCGTAATTATGTGATTGATCATGAATATTTAAAACTGATTCAGGTGCATAAATCCTATATCGTGAACTTTGCATATGTAAAAGAAATAGCAGGTAATGAACTGATTCTGGAACAGAATATCCATATTCCAATTGGTGAAAAATATCGTGATACAATCAATGAAGCTATGAAAGCCGCAATGAAATGATACAGATGAAAAAAAGCTGATCTACAGAGGGTATGATCTTTTGTAAATCAGCTTATTTTAGATTTTTTCCTGACTGATTTTTATAATATGAATGTAATACGAAATATTTAAGTGATTAATACATATAAAATTGTATCCGATTTTCTTAAAATAAAGGTTATTATATTAGTCAAAAAACATGATTCCTGTGTTTCAATATGGATTATTGCACGTTTTTCTGTATTTTTTTCCCTATTTTTACACATTTTTCTGAATTTTTCCTATCATTTCTGCACATTTTTCTGAGTTTTTTCTGTCATTTCTGCACATTTTTTCTGAATTTTGACATTCTTTATCATAAAAAAAGCTGGTATGCATTAACATTTCAATTTTGCATATCAGCTTATTTTTTTAGGTATTTGGCTGTATCTGATCCCAGTCATCTGTATGATTTGCACCACATAACCAGTTGAATGCATAATGATGTTCTTGTACAACACCTGGATCAATGCCTTCCATTTCTTTTTGATGGATTCTTGCATCTACGCATGCCCAGTCATAATATAATACTCTGGTATGCATATCTAATAATTCATCATCGCTTCTTCTGTTTGCGGCTTTACACATATCCTCAATAGAATCAAAGCTTCTGATTATTGTTGCCATACCTGCGACATCACAAATTGAATCAAAGTCATTTAATTCCATAAAACCTAATGCCCATAGCATAACAGCACAGCATTCATAACGCCATGAAAACTGAATACTTGTGGACTCATCTACTTTTCTTGCCTCAATAAATGCACGTTCTTTTTTGCTCAAAAAGTCTTTGCAATGGAACTGTTTATCCATGGCTTTAAATTCACGTAATCCAATTTTACGACTGCCATTTTCCATTAACGTTCCCTCTGCACATACTGCACATGCAAAAATAGCAACCGCACGTTTAGCGATTTCCTTGATTTCTGGAACATATAAGGATACTTTTGTTAATTGTGTAGACATGATATGTGAAATACATGGATAACCATGTGCTTCTAATTCTGCTTTGATATTTTCATAACGCTGGATATCTTCTTCTTTAAAATCTGGTTCTTCCATCACAAAATCCTGATAAGCAATTGGATTATATGCATTTAAATCACTATTTCCTTGTATAGATAACAATAATTTACCATCTGCTGTATACATGGACATATCTGGATATAAAATGATACAAGCACAATCATTTGCGACTGCATAAATACGCCCAATAATCGCATTGGTGCGATCCTCCTGTTCATCAACTACAAATGTGATTCCCGTAATACAATTGAATAATGATATTTGCAGCATCACCTTTTCCATTAATTCTTTGTTATTGCATGGTGCCTGTGCAAAATAATTTTGCATTCCAGCAATCTGTGGATTTACTTCCTTCATATCATTCATGATATGAACTTCAACAACAGATTCATCGAATAGTTGAATCTGAATACCATCTGCAGTTGCTGTGTAGGTAGTAGCGATTGCTTCAAAGTGATGTTTCATTGCATCAATGATTTTGGTACTGTCTTTTATTGCATTATAAAGTGTTAAACAAGCTTGTTGAGCCATTTGATCTCCTCCCTTTTGTAACAGTATATCATTGATTCCATTACACATTCAACATACTATAAAAAATATATCAAAACCATTTAAAAAGACTGTATTTTCAACAGTCTTTTTACCATATACATCTGAAATTGATGAGTTCTTTCAAATGTTTTATGCTTTTTTCTTTTTCAGCATAACTACCATTATACCGCCACTTAGCA
Coding sequences:
- a CDS encoding LytTR family transcriptional regulator, which produces MIQFYVKANDQFLDAVCNEVKQFCDSMQMKYAISTFQDDITLQEQCSLLFYELKDKKDISLLENVKYQNEHTEIILMYPDHTYVYDGYALHALGYIDYSNLSEDFQKLYPVLKKVITMAQSMYHYHSGFLNFDIHPMHVLYMESYRHDIYLHTKKMQLKIRGSLRNYVIDHEYLKLIQVHKSYIVNFAYVKEIAGNELILEQNIHIPIGEKYRDTINEAMKAAMK
- a CDS encoding DUF4272 domain-containing protein, translating into MAQQACLTLYNAIKDSTKIIDAMKHHFEAIATTYTATADGIQIQLFDESVVEVHIMNDMKEVNPQIAGMQNYFAQAPCNNKELMEKVMLQISLFNCITGITFVVDEQEDRTNAIIGRIYAVANDCACIILYPDMSMYTADGKLLLSIQGNSDLNAYNPIAYQDFVMEEPDFKEEDIQRYENIKAELEAHGYPCISHIMSTQLTKVSLYVPEIKEIAKRAVAIFACAVCAEGTLMENGSRKIGLREFKAMDKQFHCKDFLSKKERAFIEARKVDESTSIQFSWRYECCAVMLWALGFMELNDFDSICDVAGMATIIRSFDSIEDMCKAANRRSDDELLDMHTRVLYYDWACVDARIHQKEMEGIDPGVVQEHHYAFNWLCGANHTDDWDQIQPNT